The nucleotide window CAACTGCGGTAGTAGGCGCGGGCTGGGGATTCGGCCGTGGTTAAAGCCAGTGATGTCGCTCTGGAGGAGCGCTGCAGCTTGTTTATTTGCCGCAGAACAGCGGCTAGACGTAGAGAagcaaaggcggcggcgatgtcgCGGCTTTGCGTTGACGCTGCCGACGACAGCCGTTCCAATCTCTCCTTGGAGCTGGCTGGCGGCGGGGGTAGGCTGAGCTGACTCCCGTCTGTCATCGTCTCCACTGCCACCgactgctgttgctggtgTGACAAccactcctcttcctcaacTGGCAAAACGGAGACGGCGTCGATGAGGTAGTCGGCTGGGTTGCCCAGGTAGCTGGGGGAGAGTCCGATCTCGGCAAGGAACCCCatcgcgtcagcagcgggaCCAAAGTACGCCTCCTCCCCAACCCCGTTTAGCAGCAGAATGCGGTCAAATGTCTCGTAGATGCGGAAGCGTGGTTGGTGGATGGAGAAGATGATAGCCACCCCCGAACGGGAGAGCGAGCGGAGAAGCGTGAGGAGATGAAGCGCTGTGAATGTGTCAAGCCCGGTTGTCGGCTCATCCAGGAagagcagaggcggcgacgTCACCATCTCTACTGCTACGGCGCACCGCTTCCGCTCTCCCCCGCTGATGCCGCGCACCAATGCGCTGCCGATGCAGTTGTGGCGCACATGGTCGATGCCCAGCTGCCGAAGCACCCGTGACACTCGCATCTCTAGTTCCTCGGTCGAGACGGTCTGTGGGGTGCGGAGGGTGGCAGAGAAGCGGACCGCCTCCTCGACGGTCACGTAACTGTGCATAAGATCGTCCTGCTGTAcgtagccgctgcagcgccggaATGCGGTCGACTCAATAGGCGCGCCGTTCAGTAGAATACTACCGGTAATGCTGCCCTTGCCACCCATCTTGCGCTGAGCTAAGATATCGAGCAGCGTCGTCTTGCCCGCCCCCGAGGGCCCGAGAACAGCGAGCATTTCGCCACTTTGGGCGTAGCCGGAGACATGCCGTATGAGGGTGCGGCTGTCGCCTTCTTCGGTGGAGCCGATGGTATAGCTGACATCTTCCCAGGTGAGCACGGTCTTGTGCTGCGAGGAGGCTGGCGGTGGCATGAACGACTTCGGCGAGGTGTGCGAgaggtgtcgcagcagccCAGCGTCTGCGCGAACGGtaggcggcgctggagacgACATTAGTACGGCACACAGAAAGAGCACAAAGAAGAACGGTGGCGGAGAGGGCGGGTACGGGGGGGTGCCGGCAGGTTAGTGACGTTTATGAGAATGGAAGGAATGAGTTGTACTGGAGCAGGTGGGCAGGCAAGCGGGCGGATACGGTCCACCAGGGCCAGAGATAAAGTAAGAATACACCAAAGCAAAGCAAGAACACAACGGCACAGTCGGTGCGGTGATTACTGCAACACGCCTTTTCACCAGCTATGGAAACTCTACGCGTGTATGCGCTGTGATAGTGGCAAAGGTGTAGCGAGGGGAGCGGTGATGGAAAGGGGCAGAAGGTAACGTCCACTGTCGCCTCATTTACCCCTTAGCTGGTCTCTCTAGCAACATCGATAGGTTTCATGGATGAAAGGACAATCGTCGTTGTCGCGTGGGACGGTGTTGCCCTCAGTAGCGGTGGGTGAGCATGTGCGCCGGTGAGTGGACAGCGTCATGGAACATGATAGGAAACCAATAAGAACATTGCAGTCAATCGTGTCGCCGTTGTGCGACATGACCGAGGGACGCGCCAACATGGCAAAGACGTGGCCAACAAAgcaagcaaagaagaaaacagcCGTAGGAAGGTCGAAAGGAGgtaacagcagcagcagagtgAGTGTTGACAGCAATAGGAAGCATTGCTCACCTGAAGAAGCAAGCGGCGTTATTGAGGCCGTTTGGCTCAACGACACTGCCCTGATCCCATGGCAGCGCTTCACTGGCGAAGGGTCCACGTCTCTGGTCGGTGGCGGGTGCTAGTAGTGGAGAGGGGCGAGAGTATGTAGAGAGCGACGTGCGAGTCAAACGCGTACTTCGGGCTTCCTCTTCTCACTCTCGCCCCTCTCGGGCATCACAATTGCctgtctttttctttttttcccttgtgtgttttctttcgGGTTTCTGCGCTGAGAGGTGCCGCAAGAGCAGGAGGGTAAGGGTGGacagcagaagaggaggagaacgggAAAACTTGAGCGTGCATGTATGGGTGTGCCCCCCCCGCTGCTTGCGCAGAAAGGGTGGGGAGGAtcggcggggggagggggcggaagaggggagaagaaacgagGTCGAGGGCCGCATGTGTGGTGAGCGCACAAAGCCTGGTGGGAGGTGCGCAGAGAGATGGCAAGAGCCACCCAGTACACACCGCAGAAAAAGGTAACGAAACAGCAACCGAAGCGACTGTAGCAGACATCAGGCAAGCTGCGTTGGTAGCGGTGGCACGACGTGATGGGCATGTGCGGCACAACTATGCCTAAACCGCACTCTTACATCGAACGCCACCCCCCAGGTCGGCGAAGGAGGAGTCCTTCTTCTTGCATCTGACTCATCACGACATCAAGCGGATCACCAAAGGCGCTGTTACCGCCGAGGAGCTCGAAGAGGTGCTCTACTTCTGACGGAGGAACGGTGCTCTCCACCTGGCCTGAGAGACGCTGACGCTGACGCTGGCGGAGCTCCTCGACAAACATCAGTCTGCATCGCTTTTTCGAGGGTGCCTTCTGTGAGCGCCAAAGGTTCCGACCCCCGCGTGACGGTATCGCCCACATCACaccttccccttcccctttcagAGCCGCAGCATCACGGCTGAGCCGACTGGGGGACGGATagcccgccgctgcggctaTGCTACCGCCGCTAGTCGCAAAAGAGGAGAGCATCCACGGAGCCATGtgaggcgccgcagcggggaCGCACGATGCCATGACCCCTGAaccgcagctgcggtgctgcatgAGGTCAGCACACGCGACGAGGTGCCTATGATAGAGTGTCCACACTTCGTTGCCcatctgcgccgtccagccAGCCTCTCGGAGGCGCTCCACGGGCTCCAGCATTGCCCGAGCCCGGGAGAGGGCGCGCAAGACGCGCAGGTGTTCCTCGAGGGTCAGAGGCGTCGCACGCAGGGAGTTGCAGGTGACCGAAGGATGCCCGCTGTGATGCTGTCCGCGGCAcgcagagggaggcgggAGGTCGCGGCAAACTGACGGCTGTGCTTCCTCCAGTAGCCCCGCGCAGTCCACCAGCCTGTCAATGAACGTGTTGTAGCACGCTTCGTGGCTCACCACGTTGTTTAGCAGAGCAGGctcagcggcgcggcggacAAGATACCACACGTCGTCATTCGTCAGTCGCTCTGATAGAACGCTGGGCTCGGTTCTGTGAGGAGTCCGTTGCGGGGCGGATGGGCCGCGCTGAGAGTGGCGCGGCGATGATGATGACAGCTGCGTTGGCCGtgacgtgctgcgcgacgttTCCCTGCTGTGCGACGATCTCGCTCGCGACGCCGCGACGACGTCTTGACTGATGATCGCAGTGTCATCGAGCGAGCTCGTTGGCGTCACGGCGGCAATCAGCGAGAAGTAAGGCGCCAATTGCACGGCGGCTGCACTTTCTtcaccggcggcagcaatGATGGTGGATGAGAGCGGGTATACGTCGGGGACCCCAGCAGCGatgcttcctcctccactgcccGCCGCACTGCAGCCCTGCCCACGCTCcatcacctccagcagcggcgccgtaGCAGCGGCCCCGGCTGCGGTAGAGGGAATTTGGTCAAGCACCAGTGTGGAGGCGGTCATGCCGGGGCCTGCCACGAGGACGGCACTGCGTCGCATAGGGAGGGCTGCGGAGAACGCCGagtcgccggcagcggcggtgctgccgccagttCGTACTACGGTGGAGCCAAGCACCTCTGCCTCATACCCGATAAGTTGCGCCACCTCTCGCAACAACGCACTTTTGCCCGTCTTGGCTGGTCCTACGAGTAGCACGTGCAGTGGGTGCCGATGCAATCCAACCGCCGCTGGATGGTTCGCGTAGTACACAAGGTGCAGTACTACCAAGAAGAGGAGCCCCTTTACGTGCATCTGGCCCTGCAGTTGCGGGGCAATGCGACGGGCCACATCATGAAGGTCGGCTGCCGCAGTGAAGGCAGCGCCGTCTCCCCACTTCAGGGCCAGGCGGCTCACACTCTCTTTCTGGCAAAGGAGGTGAAATGCGTCTTTCGCAGTTTCGGTGCATGGCAGCATGGCTGGCTGGGCAGCTACGGCCtgtactgcagcagcgtgcactACGAGAAgcggctgttgctgttcCGTAGTGGATGTGTACAGGAGAGTATCGATTGACGCACCTAGCCAAAGGTAGTcgtgcacctcctcgccgtacgccacggctgctgcgcggctgcgatcacggcgctgcagcaccaagTAGAGCACACGAGTCCACGTCGGCACTAGGGGAAGTGTATGGCCGCACTCACCGCATTGAGTTCCACCGtacagcagtggcagcaccgATAGTTGTGACTGCCTGTTGGGATCACCATGCACGTTTGTTGCTGCTCTGTCTCGCACCGCACAATTTGGACATGGCTGCGTTTCCCAGCCGGTCTGCAGGAGGTTCTTCGTCGTAGGCTCCATCCGCACACCCACTACCATACACCGCTCCCAGAACAGGCGAGGCGAATGGCCTGCGGAGGCCcctgcagccacagcaacgGCCACTTCATCGTTGCTGCTGATATCGGTGACTGGCACGGCAAAGTGCGGCGACAGCTGCGTCAGGCCGCTCTGGTGAGCAAGACAGCGAAGAAGGTACACGGGGTACGGCTCCTCTGCCATGGACCACACCTGAGTGCTCCACTCATCTACCAGCgttgacggcggcggcgtgttTCGCATGAGGGTAAGCATCTCGTCCAGATGGACCGTGTGTTCTGGTAGTCGATCCGGGTTGAGGGTTGCGTTGGCGTAGTCAAGCCACCGGATGCACGTCGCAACGCACTGCGATGTTGCACGGTTTGAAGTGCACATTTCTGGTCGCTGACTAAATTGTTCCTTCTGCGTCTTTCGATTTGTGCCTACaagcgcatgcgtgcgtgtgtctctcaATATATGCCGGATCAAATAATTAAGCGCCAGGGGCAACGGGGTAGAAGGAGCAGTAAACAGGGGTACATGATggaagcgcgcgcgcggggggggggaatagTTACCAGAAGTGAGGACAGCTTGTATGCAGGCTTGTGGCGGAGTCCCACCAACGACGAGATGCCGAGTCCCAAATGAGTAACAGCCATGGACAGCCGGGCTTGCTACGCTCTtctatcttttttttttttttttttcgtcttcGATGCAGTGAAGTAGAGTGTCCCATACAGAGGCGCATGTGCGGCTGTTGTTAGACCATTGCGGCTTCCCCGGACAAATACACACACGGAAGGGACTCACCCCTGTCCACACTCCTCCCCACTCCCATGGCGCGAGAGAGACACTCGAGGAGACGCATGAAGGACAGGCCTAGTCGACGAGGGCGAGCATGGCAGCgtcagggggaggggaggaggaggacttTCCTGTTtccctctgtttctctcagCGCGTGCGTAGGTTCGGAGTGTTTTTTGCGTGTtcgccggcgtcgctgctCATCTTCCACTGAGCAGCGTGTTTGCGGAGAGCTTGCTTCATTGAATGCTTGTATGCCTCTACATACAACTCTCCAGCCAATTCGCTGAGCGCCTGACGGTACGCCTCGTTCCGAATAGTAATAGTGTGCTGCGCGCTCTCACGCGAGGCCATGACGAGGTCCTGATCCTCAAACGGTGCACTGCTCATTGGCACTttgtgcggcggtggcggtggagttGCTCAGCAGGGTTAGCAAGGTGTTTTTCTCGCACCTTTTGTTAAACATCAAAGGCTCTCGAGTAGCGAAGAAGGGTGGAGGAGCCAGTGGCAGGACTGATGCAGGGGAAGGGGATGGAGAAGGGAATGGGGGCATAGGAGCTTACTTAATATCGCACGAAACGCGTTACgcgcggagagagggggggcgacTATACGTCAAGCGGAGCGCCGGCTGCGTGGCCAATGTCACGCGCTGAAGCTTTTCTGTCTGCCTCCCCTTCTACCGAACAAGCGTGACGAAGAACTTAACGctccacgcacacgtacgccgTACTGGGTCATCACACTCCACTCTGATGAAGGGCGCGTGAGAAACACACAAGAAATTGCGatatgtgtgggtgtgccgcCGTGTGGGTATGCGCGTGTGATTCAGTTTGTagcgaggggaaaaagaaCTCCAAGCATCGACTTACCCGCGCGAAGAAGCTGGGTGGAAGGTACCTGTCACGCAAAGTGTCAACACAGGGCGAAGTAACTTGAGGCACGCATTCTAGATTGCCGCTTCTTCCCCTTACATCCCACAACTCAAACGGCGATCTCCCACaagagaacagcagcagataCCATATCCGCGCACAGCCGTTCTTGTTCGGCACACATACCCATGCGAGGTACCCCCCTCCACTGGGGATGCGGTGCCCAAAGGCACTCTTCTACGCATCACGGGTGCCATTCTTTGGGGATCCTCCGCCACCATCAGCGATCTCGCGCCCGCCCTGAAATACGCTCATCCGGTCCATGGGCGTCGTGCCTTACGACTGCGGGCTGCGAGAATTATTAAATCGAGCCGTGCGGGCGTTGGCGCGAGAGCCGGAGGAGTTGAAGAAGGTCTTTGGCCCGGCAGAAATGTTAGGCTTGCGCATACGGGCAGCCTCTCTGTGGATGTTCACCCGAACGGAGTTGTGTGTCGGCAGCTGGCCGTCGTAGTTCATCCAGTCTAACACATGCTGCGTGCGGTTGCGCAACTGCGGTACCACCTCCTCCGGCTCGTAGTCCCATTTGACGAGGTGGCTCATGCGCTCCTCAGGCGTGTCGCCATACCACTGGTAGTTCACCCGCACGTATTGGTTCTGCAGGGGACGCTCACCGAGCACCTGCATCACCTCCTTCGGGTTCTTCACCGCGTTGCCCATGTTGTTGCAGGCGCTCACAATGTCGTCGAGTACTTCCTCAGCACCCGCCTTCACGGTCTGTCCAGCCTGTGGCTTTACAGGAATGAGCTTGTGCGTGCCGTCGAGGCAGTTGACAACCACCCAGGGCGTTTCGCTATACTCGAGCAGcatctccgcctccacgtACACCTGCGAGTTGTGGAAGGTGATGGGGATCAGATACGCCTGCGACACACGCTTTGCCACCTGTGCCGCCAGCTTTCCCAGCGGTGTGCTCTGCCGCTGACTATAGTACACATAAATGGACTTGGTGTACGGGTGCACCTTGATGACGTTctcaagcagcagcacgtacGGCCAGATGACCTCAGCGGCCTCGTTCCCAAACTGCGCCTTGGGCTTCGGCAGCCCCTTGAACGGCTCAAGTTCGTCCCATGTCTCGCGCATCTGCAAGTCCCATTTTCTTATGAATTGGTACTGCGCCGCTTCCTTGGGAGCGGTCTGGCGCTTGCCAGGACCCCGGTGCATCCCGGTGGGCTTGCGGTCAGTTGAGGTGGGCACGTCCTGCACCTGCTCCAGCCCAAGCAAGAGTCGTGTCGCGTGGGCCCCAAAGCTGCGCGCTGGAGTCTGGAGAGCAGCGGTGGACCGCGCCAATGCACCACGGTGCGCACTAAACAGCTGCATTATGCAGGCTGATTCGAAGGCCAGGAGAGATGGGGGAAACAATCAGAAGAACAGCAGTCTTCACAGAAGCGCACTTAAAGCACAGCGGCAATACCCTCGTcctcgcacacacagagtgtgtgtgtgtgtgtgctacgCGAAGCGCCTTGGCGAGCCAACGgcgacggaggagaagcaaaggAGAGCCACCTTCGCAGCCGCGCACCTTTCAGGGCTTGCGCCCCGGGGAGAGGAAGTAGAGAAGGAAGAATACGGGATGGGGCGCGAAGGAGGTATGGTGAGTTCTCAGAGGACTTATGGATGTGGACGTAGTGCCGGAGAACGGGAGGGAGACAGGTGCGGATTGCGCGCAAGTGATAGCGTGCTTCCCCACTGCGCCGAGGTGTGGCCCATGCACCGTCTCTTCCCTCCATTCACGGCTCCACGCGGTGCGGCCGCACTGTGTGGCCACTTCTATGCTGGCTTGGGTTCGAACGCTGTTAGAGGTTCTAAACCTTTACATAGAGGGAATCTGCTGGACCTGTCCAGCAGATTCCCCGGCAACACACACCCGCTGACTTTTGCACGTTGTGATGATAACATTTTCGCTCGGCGCTTCTGCGCAGCTACTTTGGAGACGCGCGGCTGCATCGCTACGGACTTGCTTGCTTGACCACTATGCCGCCTCCGGAGTAACGGAGCGCGCTGCAAGACGGCGCACGCTACTCCGCTTCCCGGCTATCCCTCACAGGACGCGCGAGAAGTACCcccagacgcacacacaaactcaACAACGGCCAACAACAAAAGGTGGTACGGAGCCTATGTGAATTCAGCGGGGAAAGGGCAACAGGGGCAGGTGCCACCCACCCCTACCCCCACGCACAATATGCAATGGGGCCTTCTTCGTGTTTCCCCACCTGAATCACTGCGATACAGCGGCACGAAGAGCGGCCAATCTCTGCTGGCGCGTCTGGTTCAACACGCGTGGGCAGCCATCTCTGTCCTTTTCCAAGGCTACACAATAGTGGCAGTAGTAGGCCACATCAGTGACTCGGCGAGAGCCGCACATGATGCACGCCTCCTCACCTTCGGTAGCGAGTACGCTGCAGTCTTCGCAGAGGTGAGCCTCGTGCATCGTGTCCACAATCTCGCTGAACTGTAGGTCACATATAACACAGCGACCCTCGTGCAGGTGGCACACGTAGCCGAGTGCGGTACCGGCTGTCTTGCGGCACATCTGCAAGTCCTTTGAGTGGCGAAGCATTGCTGCGTTCTAGATTTCCTTTTCCGACAATTCAGGCGTTATTGGTTATGTGGACAGCACTCTCAGTGCTCttgccctctcttctctcgctctctgaaAGCTGCAGCGAAGCCCGAGAGAGCACGAGACAGACAAAGCTGCCGACTAACGAATGCTGGTGAGCGCGGTGAAGAGAATtagagaggaaagagaagaggaggggccTGGAGAGTTGAATGCAATGTGTAGGCGGAGAGAGTGCGCGCGCGAGAATACCAACATCTAGAGGTGGCGCCAATGTGTGGCGCATAGCCGGCCACATCGAACAATGAAGTGAGTAACGCCCACTGGAGCCGTGCGTGTTgatgcggcagcgacagagaTGCCTGGACGACTACCACGTGCATGCACGTGGTGGATTCTGGCGCGCGGAGAGGCCtggagagggaagcgaggcagaacggcagcggcgacagcgactgCTTCACACTCAAGGAGCACTCCGACTCATACGCACGCATCTACGACCATCAACTGAATCATTTCTGCTCGAGTATTTTCGCGTTTGCTTTTTAAAGATGGCCAGTTCTCTTGAGGGGAcggatgggggaggggaggaaagaatCGCGAAATGGGAAAAGGTGGTGATAGTGGAGGAATGACACGGGCAGCGTCATCtatccctctctcctcatgACCCCATCCTAGCGCACCGGCAGCTAGAGGCATGCcgaaagcgaaaagaggaagcaaaaagggcaaaagagaaaaacctGTTCATTATACATTCACaccagcagtagcagcagcagcagcatagGGGAATGAATACTGCAGAGGCGAacaaaaaaacaacaacaacaaaggaaAGCAACGCGGCCCAAGCAAAGGCGGCCGCGGTGCCCCGTTTGCGCAAGGATAGAACAGCATATCACAGAAACGAGGGCGGGATGGGGCACAGAGTAGAGGGGGATACGCTGCAtcccgtccccccccccccccgatgCACCGACGCGCAGATTAGGTGTCTGTAGGACAGAAAGCCCTCGTCAGTGATACCCtaccgcaccacctccaccagcacacgccatcgccccctcccccttgtcATTGCATCTTTTCGTTGCCCCAGACTTTTCCTCGTTAGGGTggctttccttctctttcagTGATTTGCGTACTCCTTTGCAGATGCTGATCAGATGCCTTCTCTTCGGGTCCTCCTTGAGCAAGTGAGTCAGCCTGTGGGTGCGTGGACGCTGGCGAGTCGGCTAGTATCCGCAACTGGCGCAAGGACGCCTACACACTCACGTACCCCCCCAAAGGGAGGGAAAGCAGGGAGTAGATCGTCTCTCTTCGGTGTTATACGAGGCTCCGAGGCAGGGGAAACAACGACGACGTAGGAGAAGGTAGGAGGGAAAGGATGGGCAACAAGGGACAACACTTGCACGACACTG belongs to Leishmania braziliensis MHOM/BR/75/M2904 complete genome, chromosome 36 and includes:
- a CDS encoding putative ATP-binding cassette protein, with the protein product MSSPAPPTVRADAGLLRHLSHTSPKSFMPPPASSQHKTVLTWEDVSYTIGSTEEGDSRTLIRHVSGYAQSGEMLAVLGPSGAGKTTLLDILAQRKMGGKGSITGSILLNGAPIESTAFRRCSGYVQQDDLMHSYVTVEEAVRFSATLRTPQTVSTEELEMRVSRVLRQLGIDHVRHNCIGSALVRGISGGERKRCAVAVEMVTSPPLLFLDEPTTGLDTFTALHLLTLLRSLSRSGVAIIFSIHQPRFRIYETFDRILLLNGVGEEAYFGPAADAMGFLAEIGLSPSYLGNPADYLIDAVSVLPVEEEEWLSHQQQQSVAVETMTDGSQLSLPPPPASSKERLERLSSAASTQSRDIAAAFASLRLAAVLRQINKLQRSSRATSLALTTAESPARAYYRSWPTQVSCIAMRYLRNRRRDPVATYVSITSAIVFAFLTGTIYYQVGNSQDSIRSRMGVLFFIMMISTFSSLGSLEMFLTDRAIYAREHRNGMYSTSAYYVGKVIQDIPIGVLVTFAFNVIVYFLVGLQHTVAKFLIFNGISALVMLNGYALCLLMSNLAKDYSTANILTSLLLVLYLLPTGGMLVSLNNIPLVWSWIKYVSFDRFAFSALVANEFEGLSLVCDPVPSDLVPCITSGSAYAASQGMYAKDIGPHALIVMISMVVYLVLGYLVLRCWRSTEGK